In Terriglobia bacterium, a single window of DNA contains:
- a CDS encoding cyclopropane-fatty-acyl-phospholipid synthase family protein — protein sequence MRKTASRVDRWLLQSVRKMLGPAALDLVLDTGGEEASPVRHPVARIRFADRKTLLDVVARGELAFGDAFSDGKVIIEGDLLAGLEEIYNARRGVRPGLLARWILWTQRNTLSGSRKHIHHHYDLGNDFYRQWLDSEMQYTCAYFPEENASLEAAQVAKMDHVCRKIWLQPGETVVEAGCGWGGLALHMARNYGVSVRAYNISHEQVAFARERARREGLSSQVEFIEDDYRNIRGRFDAFMSVGMLEHVGPEHYKELGRIIHRAIGDTGRGLLHFIGRNYDRPLSIWIKKRIFPGGHPPTLRSVMDIFEPQDLTVLDVENLRMHYAKTLENWLERFENSVDDVKKQYSAHFARMWRLYLAGSIAGFRTGTLQLFQVVFAARECKTIPWNRSYLYEGLERRESDEPWIRAIS from the coding sequence ATGAGGAAGACAGCCTCGCGGGTTGATCGCTGGTTACTGCAGAGTGTACGCAAGATGCTGGGTCCCGCAGCGTTGGACCTAGTGCTGGATACGGGTGGAGAAGAGGCGTCGCCGGTGCGACACCCGGTTGCGAGAATTCGTTTTGCCGATCGCAAAACGCTGCTGGATGTAGTGGCGCGTGGCGAGTTGGCGTTCGGGGACGCATTCAGCGACGGCAAGGTCATCATTGAGGGCGACCTGCTGGCAGGACTCGAAGAGATCTATAACGCGCGTCGCGGCGTGAGGCCGGGCCTGCTGGCACGTTGGATCCTGTGGACGCAGCGAAATACTCTAAGCGGGTCGCGCAAACACATCCATCATCATTATGATCTGGGAAACGATTTCTACCGGCAATGGCTTGACTCCGAGATGCAGTACACCTGCGCGTATTTCCCCGAAGAGAACGCGTCGCTGGAGGCGGCACAGGTGGCAAAGATGGACCATGTGTGCCGGAAGATATGGTTGCAGCCGGGCGAGACCGTGGTGGAAGCCGGGTGCGGTTGGGGCGGACTGGCGCTGCACATGGCGCGCAACTACGGCGTGAGCGTGAGAGCGTACAACATATCGCACGAGCAGGTTGCGTTCGCACGAGAGCGTGCGCGGCGCGAAGGTCTCTCCAGCCAGGTTGAGTTTATTGAAGACGACTACCGGAATATCCGGGGCCGGTTCGACGCATTCATGTCCGTCGGAATGCTGGAGCATGTCGGACCCGAGCATTACAAAGAACTGGGCAGGATCATTCACCGGGCAATCGGCGATACTGGGCGAGGGCTGTTGCACTTCATCGGTAGAAACTACGATCGGCCACTTAGCATCTGGATAAAGAAGCGGATCTTTCCGGGCGGGCACCCACCCACGTTGCGCAGCGTGATGGATATTTTCGAGCCGCAGGATCTCACCGTCCTGGATGTCGAAAACCTGCGTATGCACTATGCGAAGACGCTGGAGAACTGGCTGGAGCGGTTCGAGAATTCAGTTGATGATGTGAAAAAACAATACAGCGCGCATTTTGCCCGAATGTGGCGGTTGTACCTGGCGGGGTCGATCGCGGGCTTCCGAACCGGGACCTTGCAACTTTTCCAGGTGGTGTTTGCGGCGCGTGAGTGCAAGACGATCCCGTGGAACCGGTCGTACCTGTACGAGGGATTGGAGCGGCGGGAATCGGACGAGCCATGGATTCGTGCGATATCGTGA